One Nitrospirota bacterium genomic window, CCGATGACCACCGGCTTTCCCCGAAGCTCCGGATGCCTCAGCTCCTCCACGGCGGCGAAGAAGGCGTCCATGTCCATGTGCAGTATTCTCCTCATGGTGATATCCCTCTCTAATGATAGAATACCCGTATGCGCAAGCGGAAAGGATACCCCGGCCGTGCCCTGGCATGAGGCGGTCGCCCTGGTGGCAGCCGTGTTTCTGGCCTTCGGCTTTGTCCACAGCGCCTGCGTCACCTCGGCCGTCAAGGGCCTCGTGGCCCGCCTCCTGGGAGAGCGGCTCGTGCGGGGATGGTACCGGTTTCTCTATAACGCCTTTGGCTTCCTTACCACGGCCCTGGCCGTCTATCTTATCGTTCTTATCCCCGACGCGCGCCTCTGGACGGCACCCCTCGCCCTTCGCATCCCCATGCACGCCCTCCAGCTCCTGGGTGCATACGTCGGCCTCAGGGCTTTCGATATCTTCGATACGGCGGAGTTCATGGGGCTCAGGCAGGCCCTGGCCTACGTTCGGGGCAGGCACATAGAGGGCGACATCGAGGGGATACGCATAAACCGGCTGGTGACCACCGGGATATACGGACTTACCAGAAACCCCATGTACCTGGGGGGAATCCTGCTTTTCACCTTCAACCCCTACGTCACCCGGAACTGGCTCACCGTGAGCGCCCTGGCCGACCTGTACTTCATCATGGGCGCATTCGTGGAGGAGAGGCGCCTTCTCTCGCGCTTCGGGGAGGAGTACGACCGGTACAAAAAGCGGGTGCCCCTGCTTCTGCCCCGGCCCCGGGACGTGCTCCGGCACCTGAAAGGAGGCGGTCGGAAGGCCGGGGGATAAAGCCCCCTGTTTGACCCCCTTTTCGGGAATGTGTTACTGTGCCTTAATGGTGCAGGAAGGCGGGCAGGAGCCCTTTATCTCGGTCATCATCCCCAACCGAAATGGGATGCAGAGCATAGCAAAATGTCTCGCCGCCGTCTGCTCCTCGCACTATCCCCGCTATGAGGTCATCGTCGCCGACGACTGCTCCGATGACGGCTCCAGAGCCGTCATTGAGGCATATCCCGTCCAGCTTGTGCGGCTTCCCGCACGGGGGGGCGCCTCCGCCGCCCGGAACGCCGGAGCCCGGCACGCCCGGGGTGATATCCTCTTTTTCATAGACGCCGACTGCGTCGTCAGGCCCGAGACACTGGCCGTTGCGGCCCGATGCAGAGCGCAGCACCCCGAGGCGGTCGTGGGCGGCACCTATACGCCTGTGCCCCACGACACGGGCTTTTACAGCATGTTTCAGTCGGTCTTCGTCCATTACTCCGAGACAAAGCGCGCCGAGCCCGATTACGTAGCCACCCATGCCCTGCTCATAGGAAAGGAGCTTTTCCTCACAAGCGGGGGGTTCGACGAAAGATTCCTCCCCATCCTGGAGGACGTGGAGTTCAGCCACCGGCTGAGACGCCGCGGCGTGCCGCTTCTCATGTGCCCGGGCCTCCTGGTGGAGCACATCTTCGGCTTCACACTGTCGGGCTCGCTCAGGAACGCCTTCCGGAAGGCCCGCTACTGGAGCATCTATTCCCTGGCGAACCGGGACCTCCTCACGGACTCGGGCACCGCATCGCTGGAGCTGAAGGCCAACTCCCTGGCCTGGGCCCTTTCACTGGTGCTCCTCGCCCTGGGCGTCACGGCGGGGAGCGGCTACGCCCTCCTGGCGCTTCTGGCCGTCTGCGGCGCAAACCTCGCCATAAACCGGGGGTTCGCCTCGGCCCTCTTTCGGACGGGTGGAAGGGCCTTCGGCCTCAAGGCCCTCCTTTATTATACGGCGCTCTATCCCCTGGCCGTGGTGGCCGGAGGGTTGACGGGCCTCCTCTGGAGGCGCTGATGTACTCCAAGGCGCGCTTTCTGCCCTCGGTCTTCCGCAAGAGGCGTCCCGTGCACCTGACTTTCTTCGTCACCCGGCGCTGTAACGCCCGGTGCCCCTTCTGCTTTTACCAGGATAATGCAAAGGAGCATCGCGATGAGCTTTCCCTAGACGAGGTCCGCCGCCTGGCCCCCTCTGTGGGCCCGCTCCTCTGGCTTGCTTTCTCCGGCGGAGAGGTCTTTCTCAGGGAGGACCTTCCCGACCTTTGCCGGGTCTTTTACGAGCAGACCAGGCCCTCCATCATCCTGCTTCCCACCAACGCCCTCATGCCCGGGCGCATTAGGGAGATGACCGAGGAGGTCCTCCGCTCCTGCCCGCGAAGCGTGGTCACGGTAAAGCTCTCCCTGGATGCCCTCGGGGAGAAGCACGACGCCCTGCGTGGGGTACCGGGGAGTTTCGAGAAGCTCCTCCGGACCCGGGAGGCCCTGGCGGACCTGCTCGATGCCTATAGCAACTTCGAGCTCGGCGT contains:
- a CDS encoding isoprenylcysteine carboxylmethyltransferase family protein; translated protein: MPWHEAVALVAAVFLAFGFVHSACVTSAVKGLVARLLGERLVRGWYRFLYNAFGFLTTALAVYLIVLIPDARLWTAPLALRIPMHALQLLGAYVGLRAFDIFDTAEFMGLRQALAYVRGRHIEGDIEGIRINRLVTTGIYGLTRNPMYLGGILLFTFNPYVTRNWLTVSALADLYFIMGAFVEERRLLSRFGEEYDRYKKRVPLLLPRPRDVLRHLKGGGRKAGG
- a CDS encoding glycosyltransferase; translated protein: MVQEGGQEPFISVIIPNRNGMQSIAKCLAAVCSSHYPRYEVIVADDCSDDGSRAVIEAYPVQLVRLPARGGASAARNAGARHARGDILFFIDADCVVRPETLAVAARCRAQHPEAVVGGTYTPVPHDTGFYSMFQSVFVHYSETKRAEPDYVATHALLIGKELFLTSGGFDERFLPILEDVEFSHRLRRRGVPLLMCPGLLVEHIFGFTLSGSLRNAFRKARYWSIYSLANRDLLTDSGTASLELKANSLAWALSLVLLALGVTAGSGYALLALLAVCGANLAINRGFASALFRTGGRAFGLKALLYYTALYPLAVVAGGLTGLLWRR
- a CDS encoding radical SAM protein; the encoded protein is MYSKARFLPSVFRKRRPVHLTFFVTRRCNARCPFCFYQDNAKEHRDELSLDEVRRLAPSVGPLLWLAFSGGEVFLREDLPDLCRVFYEQTRPSIILLPTNALMPGRIREMTEEVLRSCPRSVVTVKLSLDALGEKHDALRGVPGSFEKLLRTREALADLLDAYSNFELGVNTVFTRANQDDMYDIIRFAGELPGIKTHTISLVRGDVAEGTYKDVDLAKYLRAARRLERKLKEGSASTYRFRGARVIAAQDVIQRRLIHRTAAERKAQLPCYAGRLNVVLTETGDVYPCESFRESHHMG